From Carya illinoinensis cultivar Pawnee chromosome 5, C.illinoinensisPawnee_v1, whole genome shotgun sequence, one genomic window encodes:
- the LOC122310700 gene encoding ras-related protein RABD1 translates to MSNDYDYLFKLLLIGDSSVGKSCLLLRFADDSYVESYISTIGVDFKIRTVEQDGKTIKLQIWDTAGQERFRTITSSYYRGAHGIIIVYDVTEMESFNNVKQWLNEIDRYANESVCKLLVGNKCDLVENKVVDTQTAKAFADELGIPFLETSAKDSINVEQAFLTMASEIKKKMGNQPTANKSTGTVQMKGQPIQQNSSCCG, encoded by the exons ATGAGCAACGACTA CGATTATTTGTTCAAGCTTTTGCTAATCGGGGACTCCTCTGTGGGAAAATCTTGTTTGCTCCTCAGATTCGCG gaTGATTCCTATGTTGAGAGTTACATAAGTACCATTGGAGTTGATTTT AAAATCAGAACTGTGGAGCAGGATGGAAAGACAATCAAGCTGCAGATT TGGGATACTGCTGGACAGGAGCGGTTCAGGACAATTACAAGCAGTTATTACCGAGGAGCTCATGGAATAATT ATTGTCTATGATGTTACTGAGATGGAGAGTTTCAACAATGTCAAGCAGTGGTTGAATGAAATTGACAGATATGCAAATGAAAGTGTATGCAAGCTTCTAGTTGGGAATAAGTGTGATTTGGTCGAGAACAAGGTTGTCGACACACAAACAGCAAAG GCATTTGCAGATGAGCTTGGAATCCCGTTCCTTGAGACAAGTGCTAAAGACTCGATCAATGTGGAGCAAGCTTTCTTAACCATGGCTAGCGAGATcaagaaaaa AATGGGTAACCAACCAACTGCGAACAAGTCAACAGGAACTGTTCAAATGAAGGGGCAACCAATCCAGCAGAACAGCAGCTGTTGTGGTTAA
- the LOC122310699 gene encoding ras-related protein RABA2a-like: MARRADEEYDYLFKVVLIGDSGVGKSNLLSRFTRNEFCLESKSTIGVEFATRTLQVEGRTVKAQIWDTAGQERYRAITSAYYRGALGALLVYDVTKPTTFENVSRWLKELRDHADSNIVIMLIGNKTDLKHLRAVATEDAQGYAEKEGLSFIETSALEATNVEKAFQTILGEIYRIISKKSLSSGETAPANIKEGKTIEVGGSEATTKKPCCSSS; the protein is encoded by the exons ATGGCGAGGAGAGCGGACGAGGAATACGATTATTTGTTCAAGGTGGTACTAATCGGCGATTCGGGCGTAGGGAAATCCAACCTCCTCTCCCGATTCACCCGCAACGAGTTCTGCTTGGAGTCCAAGTCCACCATTGGCGTCGAATTCGCCACCCGTACCCTCCAG GTTGAGGGAAGAACTGTGAAAGCTCAGATATGGGATACAGCAGGCCAGGAGCGATACCGGGCTATTACAAGTGCCTACTATAGGGGTGCCCTTGGAGCACTTCTTGTGTATGATGTTACAAAACCAACAACGTTTGAAAATGTGAGCCGATGGCTGAAGGAACTGAGAGACCATGCAGACTCCAACATTGTCATCATGCTAATCGGCAACAAGACTGATCTGAAGCATCTCCGAGCAGTTGCAACAGAGGATGCTCAGGGTTATGCTGAAAAAGAAGGCCTTTCATTCATTGAGACATCTGCTCTTGAAGCAACAAATGTCGAGAAGGCTTTCCAGACAATTCTTGGTGAGATATACAGGATAATTAGTAAGAAATCACTTTCTTCAGGTGAGACGGCACCTGCCAACATCAAAGAAGGGAAGACTATTGAAGTTGGGGGATCAGAGGCCACCACCAAGAAGCCTTGCTGCTCTTCATCCTGA
- the LOC122310695 gene encoding elongation factor 1-gamma-like, producing the protein MALILHAGKTNKNVYKTLIAAEYTGVEVKLVPGFEMGVSNKTPEFLKMNPIGKVPVLETPDGPIFESNAIARYVTRLKADNPLYGSSHIDYGHIEQWIDFASLEIDANIVYWCRPRMGRVVYLPPAEEAAISALKRALGALNTHLASNTYLVGHSVTLADIIMTCNLYLGFTLLMTKSFTSEFPHVERYFWTLVHQPNFKKILGEVKQTESVLPVPSAKKPSHPKESAKAKPKDEPKKEAKKEERATPTPEAGEEEEAPKPKPKNPLDLLPPSKMILDEWKRLYSNTKTNFREVAIKGFWDMYDPEGYSLWFCDYKYNDENTVSFVTLNKVGGFLQRMDLARKYAFGKMLVIGSEPPFKVKGLWLFRGQEIPQFVINECYDMELYDWRKVDLTDEAQKERVSQMIEDYEPFEGEPLLDAKCFK; encoded by the exons ATGGCTCTG ATCTTGCATGCTGGGAAGACAAACAAAAATGTTTACAAGACACTCATTGCTGCAGAGTACACTGGTGTGGAAGTGAAACTGGTCCCAGGTTTCGAGATGGGCGTCTCGAATAAAACTCCTGAATTCCTCAAAATGAACCCTATTGGGAAG GTTCCTGTGTTGGAAACACCTGATGGTCCCATATTTGAGAGCAATGCTATAGCACGTTATG TTACTCGCCTGAAGGCTGACAATCCTCTATATGGTTCTTCCCATATTGATTAT GGCCATATAGAGCAGTGGATTGATTTCGCATCATTGGAAATTGACGCTAATATCGTGTATTGGTGTAGACCTAGAATGGGACGTGTTGTTTACCTTCCTCCG GCTGAGGAAGCTGCAATTTCTGCACTGAAGAGAGCACTTGGTGCTCTAAACACTCATCTTGCTTCCAACACATACCTCGTTGGGCATTCTGTTACCCTGGCTGATATTATTATGACATGCAACTTATACCTTGGGTTCACCCTGCTCATGACTAAGAGTTTTACATCTGAATTCCCTCATGTGGAGAGATACTTCTGGACCTTGGTTCATCAACCAAATTTCAAGAAGATTCTGGGTGAGGTGAAGCAGACTGAGTCTGTTCTACCTGTTCCATCTGCAAAGAAACCTTCTCATCCAAAGGAATCAGCTAAAGCAAAGCCCAAGGATGAACCCAAGAAAGAAGCCAAAAAGGAGGAGCGGGCAACACCCACACCAGAAGCTggtgaggaggaggaggccccaaagcccaagcctaaGAACCCTCTAGATCTGCTGCCCCCAAGTAAGATGATCCTGGATGAGTGGAAGAGGCtttactcaaacacaaaaaccaATTTCCGTGAGGTTGCTATTAAAG GGTTCTGGGACATGTACGATCCTGAGGGATACTCTCTCTGGTTCTGTGATTACAAGTACAATGATGAAAACACTGTTTCCTTTGTAACACTGAATAAGGTCGGTGGATTTCTTCAGAGGATGGATCTAGCTCGCAAATATGCTTTTGGGAAGATGCTAGTGATAGGTTCAGAGCCACCATTCAAGGTGAAGGGGCTGTGGCTTTTTCGTGGGCAAGAAATTCCGCAATTTGTGATTAATGAGTGCTATGACATGGAGCTCTACGACTGGAGGAAGGTGGATCTCACAGATGAAGCCCAAAAGGAGCGTGTCAGTCAGATGATTGAAGATTACGAGCCTTTCGAGGGAGAGCCTCTTCTGGATGCCAAGTGCTTCAAGTGA
- the LOC122310693 gene encoding leucine--tRNA ligase, cytoplasmic, whose translation MASEGGKSFARRDRLLQIERDVREWWEKEDIFRSESREKLPEPGEKFFGNFPYPYMNGYLHLGHAFSLSKLEFAAAYHRLRGANVLLPFAFHCTGMPIKASADKLSRELQQFGDPPSFPLELDGEVDTPQEAEDSSGGAPPDKYKGKKSKATSKSSGQAFQWEIMRSFGLSDSEISKFQNPYTWLTYFPPLARDDLKAFGLGCDWRRSFITTDMNPFYDSFVRWQMRKLKSMGKIVKDVRYTIFSPLDGQPCADHDRASGEGVQPQEYTLIKMELVSPFPPKLGVLEGRRVFLAAATLRPETMYGQTNAWVLPEGKYGAFEINDTEVFILTQRAALNLSYQNYSRIPEKPTCLVELTGFDLIGLPLRSPLSFNEIIYALPMLTILTDKGTGIVTSVPSDAPDDYMALHDLKSKPALRAKYGVKDEWVLSFEIIPIINIPEFGDRAAEKVCIDMKIKSQNEKEKLAEAKKLTYLKGFTEGTMLVGEFAGGRVQEAKPLVRSKLLEMGLGIIYSEPEKRVISRSGDECIVALTDQWYITYGEPEWKKLAEECLSTMNLFSDETRHGFEHTLGWLNQWACSRSFGLGTRIPWDEQYLVESLSDSTIYMAYYTIAHLLQNGDIYGSSTSPIKPEQMTDEVWDFIFCDGSFPKSSDISSDILKKMKQEFEYWYPYDLRVSGKDLIQNHLTFSIYNHTAIMSKNHWPRGFRCNGHIMLNSEKMSKSTGNFRTLRQAIEEFSADATRFSLADAGDGVDDANFVFETANAAILRLTKEIAWMEEVLAAESSLRPGPPSSFADQVFVNEINIAVKLTEQNYRDYMFREALKTGFYDLQAARDEYRFSCGAGGMNRNLVWRFMDVQTRLITPICPHYGEYVWRKLLNRNGFAVKAGWPVADPPNLTLKSANKYLQDSIVLMRKLLQKQILGSKKANKKGTPVTSLTEDKKLTGLIYVNEQFDGWKAECLTILQSKFDSKTRTFSPDGEILEALKKSSVGQDANFKQIQKLCMPFLRFKKDEAVALGAQALDLRLPFGEIEVLQENLDLVKRQIGLEDVEILSATIPDALAKAGPLVSLLNQNPPSPGNPTAIFLPRS comes from the exons ATGGCATCAGAGGGTGGGAAAAGCTTTGCTAGGAGGGATCGTCTCCTCCAGATTGAGCGTGATGTTCGAGAATGGTGGGAgaaagaagatattttcaggTCTGAATCTCGTGAGAAACTTCCTGAACCAGGCGAGAAGTTCTTTGGAAATTTTCCTTATCCTTACATGAATGGGTATTTGCATCTCGGACATGCGTTCTCCCTCTCAAAGTTAGAATTTGCTGCTGCTTACCATAGACTAAGAGGTGCCAATGTGCTACTGCCTTTTGCTTTCCACTGCACCGGCATGCCCATCAAGGCCTCGGCTGATAAACTTTCTCGCGAACTCCAACAATTTGGGGATCCACCTTCTTTTCCCCTTGAATTGGATGGGGAAGTAGACACCCCACAAGAAGCTGAGGATTCAAGTGGAGGTGCGCCACCGGATAAGTATAAGGGCAAGAAGTCCAAGGCTACGTCAAAGTCAAGTGGTCAGGCATTCCAGTGGGAGATCATGCGTAGTTTTGGTCTCTCCGATAGTGAGATATCCAAGTTTCAGAATCCATATACTTGGTTGACCTACTTTCCCCCATTAGCCAGAGATGATCTTAAAGCTTTTGGCTTGGGTTGTGACTGGAGACGTTCTTTTATCACTACGGACATGAACCCGTTTTATGATTCCTTTGTGAGGTGGCAAATGAGGAAGTTGAAATCCATGGGGAAGATTGTCAAAGATGTCAGATACACCATATTTTCTCCTCTAGATGGCCAGCCATGTGCAGATCATGATAGGGCATCTGGTGAAGGAGTTCAGCCTCAAGAATACACACTGATCAAGATGGAATTGGTGTCGCCTTTTCCCCCTAAACTAGGAGTGTTGGAGGGGAGAAGAGTTTTCTTGGCGGCTGCAACTTTGAGACCTGAGACCATGTATGGGCAAACAAACGCATGGGTATTGCCTGAGGGGAAGTATGGAGCCTTTGAAATTAATGACACAGAAGTCTTTATTCTCACACAAAGAGCTGCCCTTAACCTTTCCTATCAAAACTACTCTAGAATCCCGGAGAAACCTACATGCTTAGTTGAGCTGACTGGTTTTGATTTGATTGGCCTCCCGTTAAGGTCTCCTCTTTCGTTTAATGAGATCATATATGCCCTTCCCATGTTGACCATCTTAACAGACAAAGGTACTGGGATTGTCACTAGTGTACCCAGTGACGCCCCTGATGATTATATGGCCTTGCAtgatttaaaatcaaaaccagCTCTCAGGGCAAAGTATGGTGTGAAGGATGAATGGGTATTGTCCTTCGAGATTATTCCCATCATCAACATTCCAGAATTTGGAGATAGGGCTGCAGAAAAGGTTTGCATCGATATGAAAATCAAAAGCCAGAATGAGAAGGAAAAGCTTGCAGAAGCCAAGAAGTTGACATACTTGAAAGGATTTACAGAGGGAACAATGCTTGTTGGTGAATTTGCAGGGGGGAGGGTCCAGGAAGCAAAGCCATTGGTGAGAAGCAAGCTTTTGGAGATGGGTCTTGGAATTATATATAGCGAACCCGAGAAGAGAGTGATATCAAGGTCTGGGGATGAATGTATTGTGGCACTTACAGATCAATGGTACATCACATATGGGGAACCGGAATGGAAGAAATTGGCAGAGGAGTGCCTGTCCACCATGAATCTATTTTCTGATGAGACACGGCATGGCTTTGAGCACACTTTGGGCTGGCTGAATCAGTGGGCTTGTTCCCGATCTTTTGGCCTTGGTACTCGCATCCCCTGGGATGAACAGTATCTTGTTGAGTCACTGTCTGATTCCACTATTTACATGGCTTATTACACCATAGCTCACCTGTTACAGAATGGGGACATCTATGGATCCAGTACATCGCCCATAAAGCCTGAACAAATGACTGATGAGGTCTGGGATTTTATTTTCTGTGATGGCTCATTTCCAAAATCATCTGATATCTCTTCGGATATTCTCAAAAAGATGAAGCAGGAGTTTGAATACTGGTACCCGTATGATCTTCGAGTGTCTGGTAAGGATCTCATCCAGAATCATCTGACGTTCTCCATCTACAACCACACAGCAATCATGTCCAAGAATCACTGGCCTCGTGGGTTTAGATGCAATGGGCACATTATGCTCAATTCTGAGAAGATGTCGAAGTCTACTGGAAATTTCAGGACGTTGCGCCAGGCAATTGAGGAATTCTCTGCTGATGCCACACGATTCTCTTTGGCTGATGCCGGTGATGGTGTTGATGAtgcaaattttgtatttgaaactGCCAATGCTGCTATCCTACGACTTACTAAAGAGATTGCGTGGATGGAAGAAGTTCTGGCAGCAGAGTCTTCTTTGAGACCAGGTCCCCCATCTTCTTTTGCTGATCAGGTGTTTGTAAATGAGATAAACATTGCTGTCAAATTGACTGAGCAGAATTACCGGGATTACATGTTTCGAGAAGCTCTCAAGACTGGCTTTTATGATCTTCAGGCGGCCAGGGATGAGTACAGGTTCTCATGCGGTGCTGGAGGGATGAACCGCAATTTGGTGTGGCGTTTTATGGATGTGCAGACACGGCTTATCACTCCAATCTGTCCTCACTATGGGGAGTATGTTTGGAGGAAGCTTTTGAACAGGAATGGATTTGCTGTGAAGGCTGGATGGCCTGTTGCAGATCCTCCAAATCTAACTCTCAAGAGTGCCAACAAGTATTTGCAAGACTCAATTGTTTTGATGAGAAAGCTGCTTCAGAAACAAATATTAGGTTCGAAGAAAGCCAATAAGAAGGGCACACCAGTCACGTCATTGACTGAAGATAAAAAGCTAACGGGGTTGATATATGTGAATGAGCAATTCGATGGATGGAAAGCAGAGTGCTTGACGATATTGCAAAGCAAATTTGACAGCAAGACTCGCACTTTTAGTCCAGATGGTGAGATCCTAGAGGCACTGAAGAAAAGCTCTGTTGGTCAGGATGCAAATTTCAAGCAAATCCAAAAGCTGTGTATGCCTTTCTTGAGGTTCAAGAAGGATGAGGCAGTTGCACTTGGGGCTCAGGCTTTGGATTTGAGGTTACCATTTGGAGAGATTGAGGTTCTTCAAGAAAACTTGGACCTGGTTAAGAGACAAATTGGTCTTGAAGATGTGGAGATTTTGTCTGCAACTATACCCGATGCTCTTGCTAAAGCTGGTCCTCTTGTTTCACTGTTAAATCAAAACCCTCCATCCCCTGGAAATCCAACTGCCATCTTCTTGCCGAG GTCATAG
- the LOC122310697 gene encoding glucuronoxylan 4-O-methyltransferase 1 — MRPKSHPFLSLKFLLLGVFIAFFLLFVLRSGFPTSNQSESPTSQNVITNVSGVAVVKCSSCNKIPPTLAQALIHYSTSTITPQQTLKEISVTARVLEKKSPCNFLVFGLGHDSLMWTALNYGGRTIFIEEDEAWIQQIRRRFPTLESYHVTYDSKVNQANHLMEVGQGPECTALGDPRYSMCQLALKGLPSEVYETKWDLIMVDAPTGYYEEAPGRMTAIYTAGMMARNREDGETEVFVHDVNREVEDKFSKAFLCDGYLKKQVGRLRHFSIPSHRDDMDRPFCP, encoded by the coding sequence atgaggccTAAATCCCATCCTTTCCTCAGCCTTAAGTTCCTCCTCCTTGGTGTCTTTATCGCGTTCTTCCTCCTCTTTGTGCTAAGATCGGGTTTCCCAACTTCCAACCAAAGCGAATCTCCCACTTCACAAAATGTCATAACAAATGTTTCAGGTGTTGCTGTTGTGAAGTGCTCAAGTTGCAACAAGATCCCACCCACCCTAGCACAGGCGCTCATCCACTACTCAACCTCAACCATCACCCCACAACAAACACTCAAAGAGATCTCAGTGACAGCAAgagttttagaaaagaaatcaCCCTGCAACTTCTTAGTTTTTGGCCTAGGCCATGACAGCCTTATGTGGACTGCACTCAACTATGGTGGACGCACAATTTTCATAGAAGAAGACGAGGCATGGATACAGCAAATCAGACGCAGGTTTCCCACACTGGAGTCATATCATGTGACATACGATAGCAAGGTGAACCAGGCCAATCATCTCATGGAGGTTGGCCAGGGACCTGAGTGCACAGCACTTGGTGATCCTAGATATTCTATGTGCCAACTTGCTTTGAAAGGTTTGCCTAGTGAAGTGTATGAAACAAAATGGGATCTCATAATGGTTGATGCACCAACAGGCTATTATGAGGAGGCACCTGGAAGAATGACTGCCATCTATACAGCAGGGATGATGGCAAGGAATAGGGAGGATGGAGAAACTGAGGTGTTTGTGCATGATGTGAATAGGGAGGTGGAGGATAAGTTCTCCAAGGCATTTCTCTGTGATGGGTACCTTAAGAAACAAGTAGGCAGGTTAAGGCACTTCTCTATTCCGAGTCACAGAGATGACATGGACAGGCCGTTTTGCCCCTGA